One Fuerstiella marisgermanici DNA window includes the following coding sequences:
- a CDS encoding malate dehydrogenase, with translation MKVTIVGTGHVGATLAYVTVLEGLADQLVLINRDRQKAAGHALDLQHTASLVRQPIRVSSGEISDSAKSDVVVFTISVPMDPAHPDRRALAAGNAVLVREWLPALAEASPDAVFLIVTNPVDVMTWAALQVTDLPVDRVCGVGTLVDSARFRAMMSEELGIHPDDIRAYILGEHGQSQVAAISLAWVGGEPIDQSFERAREFARNTTDSGIEVFRLKGYTNFAVAKATALVIEAIQHDQRHTMPLSVLLNGYCGIDDVCLSIPVVIGRAGITRRLRPKLTPDEVAAFRASADQVRQNNQQISPILNDSLR, from the coding sequence ATGAAAGTCACGATCGTCGGCACCGGCCATGTGGGAGCAACGTTGGCGTATGTCACTGTGCTGGAAGGTCTGGCCGACCAGCTGGTTTTGATCAATCGCGATCGGCAGAAGGCAGCCGGCCACGCCTTGGATCTGCAACACACAGCCTCATTGGTACGGCAGCCGATCCGAGTCAGCAGCGGCGAAATTTCGGACTCAGCGAAGTCGGATGTCGTCGTGTTCACCATCTCCGTGCCGATGGACCCGGCTCATCCCGACCGCCGAGCGCTGGCGGCAGGAAACGCAGTACTGGTTCGAGAATGGTTGCCCGCTCTGGCAGAAGCCAGTCCCGACGCCGTTTTTCTGATCGTGACCAATCCAGTGGATGTGATGACGTGGGCTGCGTTGCAGGTCACCGATCTTCCTGTGGATCGAGTCTGCGGTGTGGGCACGTTGGTGGATAGCGCTCGATTTCGAGCCATGATGTCCGAAGAACTGGGAATCCATCCGGACGATATCCGGGCGTATATTCTGGGCGAACACGGTCAATCGCAGGTCGCGGCCATCAGCCTGGCCTGGGTGGGCGGCGAACCGATCGACCAGTCGTTCGAACGAGCCCGCGAGTTCGCTCGCAACACCACTGACAGCGGGATCGAGGTGTTTCGGTTAAAGGGGTACACCAACTTTGCTGTGGCCAAAGCGACTGCTCTAGTGATCGAAGCCATTCAACACGACCAGCGACACACCATGCCTCTGTCAGTGCTGCTAAACGGGTACTGCGGCATCGATGACGTGTGCCTTTCGATCCCCGTCGTGATTGGCCGAGCAGGAATCACTCGCCGGCTACGCCCGAAGCTGACGCCGGACGAAGTGGCCGCATTTCGAGCTTCAGCCGACCAGGTTCGGCAGAATAATCAGCAGATTTCGCCAATTCTTAACGATTCTCTGCGTTAA
- a CDS encoding PTS sugar transporter subunit IIA, with protein MSKNYYTIEELTLQLGREKRSVEKQVSRGHIPGRRVSGEWRFNKTEITDWLEREMASFNESDLAVLERSQKSTEVSTQSVISSLLHPDLIEVPLDAGTKPSVLKKLVEVAGRTWQVFDSSAVFQAVRQREDFASTGFNGGVAIPHPQNRMPEALGESLIAFGRTVSGIPFGGPNRQLTDLFFLVLARDPNTHLKALARLGRLFQVDGFLEDLRHAETSADSYDVITAADANLGE; from the coding sequence ATGTCCAAAAACTATTACACCATCGAAGAACTCACCCTCCAGCTTGGTCGCGAAAAGCGGTCTGTTGAAAAACAGGTCAGCCGTGGACACATTCCTGGTCGCCGCGTGAGTGGTGAATGGCGGTTTAACAAGACCGAGATCACTGACTGGCTGGAACGGGAGATGGCTTCGTTTAACGAATCCGACCTTGCCGTGCTGGAACGGTCGCAAAAATCGACGGAAGTCAGCACTCAGTCCGTTATCAGCAGCCTGCTGCACCCCGACCTGATCGAAGTGCCGCTCGACGCCGGAACCAAGCCGTCTGTTTTGAAAAAGCTGGTCGAAGTGGCCGGACGAACGTGGCAGGTCTTCGATTCTTCGGCCGTTTTTCAAGCGGTACGTCAGCGTGAAGACTTCGCCTCCACCGGCTTTAATGGTGGTGTCGCGATTCCTCACCCCCAAAACCGCATGCCGGAAGCTTTGGGGGAATCACTGATCGCTTTCGGTCGAACAGTGTCCGGAATCCCCTTCGGCGGACCCAACCGGCAGCTCACCGATCTGTTTTTCCTCGTGCTGGCCCGCGACCCCAACACTCACCTAAAAGCACTCGCCCGACTGGGCCGCCTTTTTCAGGTGGACGGATTCCTTGAAGATCTCCGGCACGCCGAAACAAGTGCAGACTCCTACGACGTCATCACCGCCGCCGACGCAAACCTCGGCGAATAG
- a CDS encoding tetratricopeptide repeat protein, giving the protein MPEPDEENKDASAEAENQAGNDTPETDADATKTPDASTDTPEPTSDSADVGDELPEEEELTPELVEEEAIRGDFMLRWASIFLALLFGFSQISDTRTLIHVRSGDEMRANGFLPSGKDTLSYAIADEPSANISWLFDHVVSAVYQAGGETGLTLFKAFVAGLVAYMLSLISVTGMPTWWSSICCVLAIGAMSIDFLPVTDLATLVGMVIVLLILHRYTQGQTSGLIWKLPLTIAVWANFDPHAYLGVLTVGLFALGVQLQRSRSANQSDGPAIDASSVWKAAVVSLFAMLINPAPVASVLSAATTYGVEYPGMAQMRPLSSSDLLLDGRTEYYSMWVADVWRGFEFGYVSGVSIIVIAVIVLLIGRDRRDLPWATTLLGMALLAVLALHELPVAALVAAVAAGTAGQRWYGRSFRQEYSIDTSEVLFSRGGRAVTVLSFAALGFYAVADQLPTRSPIGMGFEADLKTTMDSLETELAELPDDVQVLHTRMSQGDLLIWHGLQSFVDSRVRPFGRYENPQSAIHRFDVLRWSILGAPEQPAAAAGSPAGAGDPAADSEAAVADGSAATEEAAEDSNSSGRLYDPEWKKTLADLGVGYAMIRLSPPGKPAYTMAQRLFQSPDWVMTNRGPSAMFFAPVRNPAKPPSSVDIVKTAFRTAEADDVKQVEFAREPDFYRTWLYASRPTMNAPLREAQHYLALDSSTPPQVISQIAAAAGTEENNSQYISLLGATLAGPIMAVRNANKAINLDPQNAKAHRLLGQAYVRLNSAESAIAGVFGGANLDNIRYLQAVGAFRQAVTIDPTVPETWEALAGLYQQHGRTGLAADCLEKYLTIIEERATFDAAMEAELRRLYELLRTWNDRRTDAQEQVDEFLAQSMPEDPQQHAQQKMMLVQQLVAQGHAGIALKVLQDNVDLLRPQFPESEVLRGQLLMESGELQAGSDALNQLAAAIREQPQNPAFARVTWHKPVAIAALLEADYINAAETWGEQLKLFADVKRSPELRKALMRSLPLVPDVEAQLGMQVPVWPVLHLQDCNVPVAGIASGEFEPAFLRAITNIETGGVANAKFILEGLITDGGANPLRPLAEVYLQQLSDTASDLIAEADFSPWEDMEFPEATDEESTTDDAKPDEANTDEAAAKEVKSNDATDEAAHDSEKVEATDTKKPEANKPPADDAKASQDEPESAEEKAESKEDAAKEDAKKEE; this is encoded by the coding sequence GTGCCGGAACCAGACGAAGAGAACAAAGACGCATCGGCCGAGGCAGAAAACCAGGCTGGCAACGACACGCCTGAGACAGACGCGGACGCTACGAAGACGCCTGACGCATCCACCGACACGCCAGAGCCGACTTCCGATTCTGCAGATGTTGGCGACGAGTTGCCGGAGGAAGAAGAACTGACGCCGGAACTGGTGGAAGAAGAAGCCATCCGAGGCGACTTTATGCTCCGCTGGGCGTCGATCTTTCTGGCGCTCCTGTTTGGCTTCAGCCAGATTTCCGACACTCGGACTCTGATTCACGTACGATCTGGCGACGAAATGCGGGCCAACGGGTTTCTGCCGTCTGGCAAAGACACGCTGTCTTACGCCATCGCCGATGAACCTTCCGCAAATATCAGCTGGCTGTTCGACCACGTCGTCAGCGCGGTTTACCAGGCCGGCGGCGAAACCGGTTTGACGCTATTCAAGGCCTTTGTCGCAGGACTTGTGGCCTACATGCTGTCGCTGATTTCTGTCACGGGAATGCCAACGTGGTGGAGTTCCATTTGTTGTGTTCTGGCGATCGGCGCGATGTCGATTGACTTTCTGCCCGTGACGGATCTCGCCACGCTAGTTGGAATGGTGATCGTGCTGCTGATCCTGCACCGATACACGCAGGGCCAAACCTCGGGACTCATCTGGAAGCTGCCTCTGACAATCGCCGTGTGGGCGAATTTCGACCCGCATGCGTATCTTGGTGTGCTCACCGTTGGGCTGTTTGCTTTGGGAGTCCAGCTGCAGCGATCACGATCCGCCAACCAGAGCGATGGGCCTGCGATCGACGCATCTTCGGTTTGGAAGGCCGCCGTGGTGTCGCTGTTCGCTATGTTAATCAATCCCGCGCCAGTGGCCAGTGTGCTGTCGGCCGCGACGACTTACGGCGTGGAATATCCCGGCATGGCTCAAATGAGACCGCTTAGCAGTTCTGATCTGCTGCTTGACGGTCGCACCGAATATTATTCGATGTGGGTGGCTGACGTCTGGCGTGGTTTCGAATTCGGCTACGTGTCCGGCGTATCAATTATTGTGATCGCCGTGATCGTGCTGCTGATTGGTCGCGATAGGCGCGATCTTCCGTGGGCGACAACACTGTTGGGGATGGCGTTACTGGCCGTATTGGCGCTGCACGAATTGCCTGTGGCTGCACTAGTGGCTGCCGTCGCAGCCGGCACCGCCGGGCAGCGGTGGTATGGGCGTTCGTTCCGCCAGGAATACTCGATTGATACGTCTGAAGTCCTGTTTTCGCGAGGCGGGCGAGCCGTAACGGTTCTTTCGTTCGCGGCGCTCGGGTTCTACGCGGTCGCCGATCAGTTGCCGACTCGGTCACCCATTGGCATGGGCTTCGAAGCGGATCTCAAGACGACCATGGATTCGCTGGAAACTGAACTGGCGGAACTGCCGGACGATGTGCAGGTGTTGCACACGCGGATGAGTCAGGGTGATTTGCTGATTTGGCATGGTTTGCAGAGTTTCGTGGACAGTCGAGTGCGGCCGTTCGGACGGTACGAAAATCCGCAGTCAGCCATCCACCGGTTTGACGTGCTGCGCTGGAGTATTCTGGGCGCGCCCGAACAGCCCGCTGCTGCTGCCGGGTCCCCGGCCGGGGCAGGGGACCCGGCGGCAGATTCAGAGGCTGCAGTCGCGGACGGATCGGCAGCGACGGAAGAAGCCGCAGAAGATTCCAATTCCAGCGGACGGCTTTACGATCCGGAATGGAAGAAGACGTTGGCCGATCTGGGTGTGGGCTATGCGATGATTCGTCTCTCTCCCCCAGGCAAACCAGCCTACACGATGGCTCAACGTCTGTTTCAATCGCCCGATTGGGTGATGACGAACCGTGGGCCCTCGGCTATGTTTTTCGCGCCGGTCCGGAATCCGGCGAAGCCGCCTTCATCGGTTGATATCGTCAAGACAGCCTTCCGAACGGCGGAAGCCGACGACGTGAAGCAGGTCGAATTCGCTCGCGAACCAGACTTCTATCGCACATGGCTGTACGCCAGCCGGCCAACCATGAATGCCCCACTGCGAGAAGCTCAGCACTATCTGGCCCTCGACAGCAGCACGCCACCGCAGGTGATTTCTCAGATCGCTGCGGCCGCAGGCACGGAAGAGAACAATAGTCAGTACATTTCGTTGCTGGGCGCCACACTCGCCGGACCGATTATGGCGGTCCGCAACGCGAACAAGGCCATCAATCTGGACCCTCAAAATGCGAAAGCTCACCGACTGTTGGGCCAAGCCTACGTTCGCCTCAACAGCGCGGAAAGCGCGATTGCGGGTGTGTTTGGTGGAGCGAATCTGGACAACATTCGCTACCTGCAGGCCGTAGGCGCGTTTCGTCAGGCCGTTACGATCGACCCGACTGTCCCCGAAACATGGGAAGCGCTTGCCGGTTTGTACCAGCAACATGGCCGCACCGGGCTGGCTGCTGATTGCCTGGAAAAGTACCTGACGATTATCGAAGAACGAGCGACATTTGATGCAGCCATGGAAGCCGAGTTGCGTCGCTTGTATGAGCTTTTGCGAACGTGGAACGATCGCCGCACTGATGCTCAAGAACAGGTTGATGAGTTCCTGGCACAGTCAATGCCCGAGGATCCGCAGCAGCACGCTCAACAGAAAATGATGCTGGTGCAGCAGCTGGTCGCTCAAGGTCATGCCGGCATCGCGCTGAAAGTGTTGCAGGACAACGTCGATCTGTTACGGCCTCAGTTTCCTGAATCGGAGGTCCTTCGCGGCCAGTTACTGATGGAATCAGGCGAACTTCAGGCAGGTTCTGACGCACTTAACCAATTGGCCGCCGCTATCCGCGAACAGCCACAGAATCCGGCCTTTGCCAGAGTCACATGGCACAAGCCTGTTGCCATTGCCGCTTTGTTGGAAGCCGATTACATCAACGCGGCCGAAACGTGGGGCGAACAGTTGAAGCTGTTTGCTGACGTTAAACGAAGTCCGGAATTACGCAAGGCTCTGATGCGGTCGCTGCCTTTGGTGCCTGATGTTGAAGCTCAATTGGGCATGCAAGTGCCGGTCTGGCCCGTTCTGCATCTTCAGGATTGCAACGTGCCTGTGGCTGGAATCGCTTCCGGGGAATTCGAACCGGCGTTTCTGAGAGCGATCACCAATATCGAAACGGGCGGCGTCGCCAATGCGAAGTTCATTCTGGAAGGCCTGATTACCGACGGAGGTGCAAACCCGCTTCGACCTCTGGCAGAAGTGTATCTGCAACAACTGTCCGACACGGCGTCCGACCTGATCGCCGAAGCCGACTTTTCGCCATGGGAAGATATGGAGTTCCCCGAAGCGACGGATGAGGAATCAACCACGGACGATGCGAAGCCGGATGAAGCGAATACAGATGAAGCAGCCGCTAAGGAAGTGAAGTCCAACGATGCAACCGATGAAGCGGCCCATGATTCTGAAAAGGTCGAAGCGACAGACACGAAGAAGCCGGAAGCGAATAAGCCGCCAGCAGACGATGCAAAAGCATCACAAGACGAGCCCGAATCCGCTGAGGAAAAAGCGGAGTCAAAGGAAGACGCAGCGAAAGAGGATGCTAAAAAAGAAGAGTAA
- a CDS encoding HlyD family efflux transporter periplasmic adaptor subunit yields MTHLTPQKASARLKTFRFARPVPWILTAGVLSVALVTMTGAADTASSPVELGLKLIEPSTFKMQVEKPGIIEPLEAAAVHSECYWTTTILSIVPEGTWVQKGDVVCVLDSADIEDYARTREIILIKYRGRLDTAVQDEQLQTSDNERKLDAAKYRFDTAVHNLTEYQDGTHPQDIEELERNLSLLAEQTQSQREQVQHSERMWAMGMSPRSALDKESLQLMKSQQSYDSLASRLHLLTGYQHPRSMLQLEHSASNAERNLARTKIANGLALTNRRLTRLSYERTVRIYEKYYRRAVDSIEACTIRAPRDGQVVYGNSWHLRSRGITQIEEGKRVRKLQKIFEIPDPSRLKVSVPLDESLIYQVHNGMPVAVTVPGYEDEVVAGRILNIARYPRPRSRYTPNVKDYWIDVELFPTDDQRHLLTPKANVTAQFTLQETPDTIQIPRDAVTGVAGHNFVFVYDGRELKSRKVELGDANAESVLVVDGLKSGEQLVTAMLPAHEQALHEELARDLGVTQ; encoded by the coding sequence ATGACACACCTCACGCCACAAAAGGCGTCAGCGCGCCTGAAGACCTTCCGTTTTGCTCGACCCGTTCCGTGGATTTTAACGGCGGGGGTATTGAGCGTTGCGTTGGTGACGATGACCGGAGCGGCCGACACGGCCTCAAGCCCCGTCGAATTAGGGCTGAAGTTGATCGAGCCGTCAACGTTTAAGATGCAGGTGGAAAAGCCAGGCATCATCGAACCGCTCGAAGCCGCGGCTGTGCATTCAGAGTGCTACTGGACGACGACCATCCTGAGTATTGTGCCGGAAGGAACGTGGGTTCAAAAAGGCGACGTCGTTTGTGTATTGGATTCGGCCGACATTGAAGACTACGCTCGAACGCGCGAAATCATTCTGATCAAGTATCGCGGTCGGCTTGATACCGCCGTGCAGGACGAACAACTGCAAACGTCCGACAACGAAAGAAAGCTGGACGCCGCAAAGTATCGGTTCGACACTGCTGTCCACAACCTGACGGAGTATCAGGACGGAACTCACCCTCAGGATATTGAGGAGCTTGAGCGAAATCTTTCATTGCTGGCTGAGCAGACTCAATCACAGCGAGAACAGGTTCAGCATTCCGAACGCATGTGGGCCATGGGCATGAGTCCCCGCAGCGCGTTAGACAAAGAATCTCTTCAATTGATGAAGTCGCAGCAAAGCTACGATTCACTGGCTTCACGGCTACACCTGCTGACCGGTTACCAGCATCCTCGCAGCATGTTGCAGTTGGAACATTCTGCGAGCAATGCTGAACGCAACCTCGCACGCACAAAGATTGCAAACGGACTGGCTCTGACCAACCGCCGGTTGACTCGACTTTCCTACGAACGCACCGTGCGGATCTACGAAAAATACTATCGGCGAGCCGTCGACAGTATTGAGGCATGTACGATCCGAGCTCCTCGTGACGGACAGGTTGTTTACGGTAATTCATGGCACCTACGCAGCCGCGGCATCACTCAAATCGAAGAAGGTAAGCGAGTTCGCAAGCTACAGAAAATTTTTGAAATCCCCGATCCGTCGCGGCTGAAAGTCAGTGTGCCGCTGGATGAATCTTTGATCTATCAGGTTCACAATGGCATGCCTGTCGCTGTGACGGTGCCCGGATATGAAGACGAGGTTGTTGCTGGAAGAATCCTGAACATCGCTCGCTACCCGCGACCTCGCAGCCGCTACACGCCTAACGTGAAAGATTACTGGATTGATGTTGAACTGTTCCCCACCGACGACCAGCGTCACCTGCTGACACCAAAGGCCAACGTAACAGCTCAGTTTACGCTTCAGGAAACTCCCGACACGATTCAGATCCCTCGCGATGCCGTGACTGGGGTCGCCGGGCACAACTTTGTGTTTGTGTACGACGGTCGTGAGCTGAAGTCGCGTAAAGTGGAACTGGGAGACGCGAATGCGGAATCGGTTCTGGTTGTCGATGGTCTGAAATCCGGCGAGCAACTTGTCACAGCAATGCTGCCCGCTCACGAACAGGCACTGCACGAAGAACTCGCCCGCGACCTTGGCGTGACGCAGTAG
- a CDS encoding carboxypeptidase-like regulatory domain-containing protein, with translation MNKNHFTRIVLALSVLVLAGITVRGMLGAKKSQSVAVSGMLFFNEEPLAGADVFLVPIDPAAGSTSHFGRSDDIGQFKVIGGAPPGEYRVVVRRISAELPVDLPAEYGLVDIDAGQLAAMTAARPSHASRATKRQKTSSSGTDLDAGHRQLPAIYSSAESTILKLQIPAEGIDNALFFLSTEAHLQLAQNPGQRQ, from the coding sequence ATGAATAAGAATCACTTCACACGCATCGTCCTTGCGTTGTCCGTTCTGGTACTTGCCGGTATCACGGTGCGAGGAATGTTGGGGGCGAAAAAATCGCAATCAGTCGCTGTCAGCGGTATGCTGTTCTTTAATGAAGAACCGCTGGCCGGGGCCGACGTGTTTCTTGTCCCGATCGATCCCGCAGCAGGTTCCACGTCGCACTTTGGACGTTCTGATGACATCGGCCAGTTTAAAGTGATTGGCGGTGCGCCGCCGGGCGAGTACCGTGTGGTCGTGCGACGGATCTCGGCCGAATTGCCCGTTGATCTGCCAGCGGAATACGGCCTGGTAGACATTGATGCCGGGCAATTGGCCGCCATGACTGCGGCCAGGCCAAGCCATGCAAGCCGCGCGACGAAACGCCAGAAGACGTCTTCAAGCGGTACTGATCTGGACGCCGGACATCGCCAGTTGCCGGCAATCTATAGTTCCGCCGAATCCACGATACTGAAGCTGCAAATACCAGCGGAGGGCATCGACAATGCCCTCTTCTTCCTCAGCACAGAAGCTCACCTGCAGCTGGCTCAAAACCCCGGCCAGCGTCAGTAG
- a CDS encoding DUF1559 domain-containing protein, whose protein sequence is MPLLFQRLPIFNASRNQRRLINKRSSGFTLIELLVVIAIIAILLALMLPAVQNAREAARRTQCRNNLKQIGLALANYHDVSNMLPPAMINPGRLDSFPFYSGGNRVLNTTGWTLLLPYVDQANVYNNYDFNQCSSTSAWGGMPVAGSDVANADVVKTAIPLLECPSDESAGLVETFLPGSTHIYSKQNARRTSYLFASGGFTDWDLPWWDTQSDIRRGMFGNNASARMRDLRDGASNSIAVGEAHGGERLKVSPHFGPWGLTGTHTCCHGRVVSDSDSSVDPVHFTDSRWGINAAWDESGRSYAWVFNSSHPGGSHFLLGDGSVRFLSDTTDYWLFCLLNYIQDGQPVGQF, encoded by the coding sequence ATGCCACTTCTGTTCCAACGTCTCCCGATTTTCAACGCCAGCCGCAACCAGCGGCGTCTTATCAACAAACGGAGCTCAGGCTTCACGCTGATTGAGCTTCTGGTCGTCATCGCCATCATTGCGATCCTGTTGGCTTTGATGCTGCCCGCCGTCCAAAACGCTCGCGAAGCCGCTCGGCGAACTCAATGCCGCAACAACCTGAAACAAATCGGCCTGGCTCTGGCCAATTATCACGACGTCAGCAACATGCTGCCGCCCGCGATGATTAACCCTGGTCGCCTTGACAGTTTTCCGTTTTACAGCGGGGGTAACCGAGTTCTCAACACCACCGGCTGGACGCTGCTGCTGCCGTATGTTGATCAGGCCAATGTCTACAACAACTATGACTTCAACCAGTGTTCGTCCACGTCTGCCTGGGGCGGAATGCCGGTTGCCGGCAGTGATGTCGCCAATGCCGACGTTGTGAAAACGGCGATCCCACTTCTGGAATGCCCCAGCGACGAGAGCGCGGGCCTTGTTGAAACATTTCTGCCCGGCTCGACTCATATCTACAGCAAGCAGAACGCTCGACGCACAAGCTACCTGTTCGCGAGTGGCGGTTTCACCGATTGGGATCTGCCATGGTGGGACACTCAATCAGATATCCGTCGCGGGATGTTCGGCAACAACGCGTCTGCACGAATGCGAGACCTGCGCGACGGTGCGTCGAATTCGATCGCCGTTGGCGAAGCACACGGTGGCGAACGGCTAAAGGTGAGTCCTCATTTCGGACCATGGGGCCTGACGGGAACTCATACCTGTTGTCACGGTCGCGTAGTCAGCGACAGCGATTCGTCGGTTGATCCTGTCCACTTCACGGATTCGCGATGGGGCATCAACGCGGCCTGGGACGAATCCGGCCGCAGCTACGCCTGGGTCTTCAACAGCAGTCATCCCGGCGGAAGCCACTTCCTGCTCGGCGACGGATCGGTCCGCTTCCTAAGCGACACCACCGATTACTGGCTGTTCTGCCTGCTGAACTACATCCAGGACGGCCAACCCGTCGGCCAATTCTAA
- a CDS encoding peptidylprolyl isomerase, which produces MSIWNRLFRTNALQHGRAKHRRRRHSRSSNGLVAAEIGMLEPRLLLAATVISELPDVSMLSPFRDQYVPLGEHFDDTAITGHTVEVATALGNFVIETFDTITPTTAQNFIDLTAAGNYDDMFFHRSVPGFVLQGGGFAYPEAASQLASVVNNGTIINEFDNWFDPNLGGLEAGTPLNVRGTVAMARVGGQEHSATSQWFVNVDDNASDLDGVDGGFTVFGRVLYDGMTAVDAIVDADIVNAGGVFATLPVIDYTSGQILRDNLVFAETSIVPELNFEVTANTGAEIVNATIVDGQLRLAGTPGVSGTATITVTATDLNGTSVSSTIDVVVPLSSAVVQPGPGGNVTQPTIEWLVDSNATTYELWVNQVDGTNRIIHQTGLTGNSFTPSEDLPIGTYHAWVRPVNDDGAGVWSDLHSFRVGLSEVTITSPDGGFVNTPRPVIEWTAAATATEYDLWVNHVGVQNQVIRETSLSGTTFTPSSDLEDGVYRVWVKAKNSAEESNWSLGVTFEVSTAVVPQFTGPNQPATTARPTLTWAGGDDDTYELWVNQIGGTVRVIHDEGVTGNSYFPTTDLANGNYRAWVRHRPAASDGGPWSAAFEFTVATAPSTIQITDVTGTDSLRPTLSWPAANLGVRYELWVNDIDNGVARVIWLTDLTELEFTATEDLTTGSYRAWIRAFSAGNIAGEWSAAYEFTLA; this is translated from the coding sequence ATGTCTATTTGGAATCGACTTTTCCGGACAAACGCTCTTCAGCACGGGCGCGCTAAACATCGCCGTCGGCGGCATTCACGCAGCAGCAATGGGCTTGTCGCTGCTGAGATCGGGATGCTGGAACCGCGATTACTGCTGGCGGCCACCGTGATTTCGGAATTGCCGGACGTGTCGATGCTCTCTCCGTTTCGCGACCAGTACGTGCCCCTTGGCGAGCACTTCGATGATACGGCCATCACCGGGCACACCGTCGAAGTGGCAACAGCGCTGGGGAACTTCGTGATCGAAACCTTCGACACGATCACGCCCACGACGGCTCAGAACTTCATCGATCTGACGGCGGCAGGCAACTACGACGATATGTTCTTCCATCGATCGGTGCCCGGGTTCGTGCTACAGGGCGGTGGCTTTGCGTATCCTGAAGCGGCGAGCCAACTAGCCAGTGTGGTCAACAATGGCACCATCATCAACGAATTCGACAACTGGTTCGATCCGAACCTTGGCGGACTGGAAGCTGGCACACCGCTGAATGTGCGCGGCACTGTAGCGATGGCTCGAGTTGGTGGTCAGGAACACAGCGCGACGTCGCAATGGTTTGTGAACGTGGACGATAATGCCAGCGATCTCGACGGCGTGGACGGCGGCTTCACCGTTTTTGGCCGAGTCCTCTATGACGGTATGACTGCGGTCGACGCCATCGTCGATGCAGATATCGTAAATGCCGGCGGTGTCTTTGCGACTCTGCCAGTGATCGACTACACGTCCGGGCAAATATTGCGGGACAACCTGGTATTCGCCGAAACGTCTATCGTTCCGGAACTGAACTTCGAAGTCACGGCCAACACTGGCGCAGAAATTGTGAATGCCACGATTGTCGACGGGCAGTTGCGGCTCGCTGGCACGCCTGGCGTCTCGGGAACCGCAACCATCACCGTCACTGCGACCGACTTAAACGGCACCAGCGTGTCATCGACCATCGACGTTGTTGTGCCGCTATCGTCGGCGGTTGTGCAGCCAGGTCCAGGCGGCAATGTCACTCAACCAACAATCGAATGGCTGGTTGACTCCAACGCGACCACGTACGAATTGTGGGTCAATCAGGTCGACGGCACGAATCGAATCATTCACCAAACCGGACTGACGGGTAATTCATTCACACCTTCAGAAGACCTTCCCATCGGCACGTATCACGCATGGGTGCGGCCGGTCAACGACGACGGCGCCGGGGTGTGGAGTGACCTGCATTCGTTTCGAGTGGGCCTGTCGGAAGTCACCATCACCAGTCCCGACGGTGGGTTCGTCAACACTCCGCGCCCAGTGATCGAATGGACAGCGGCGGCCACAGCAACGGAATACGATTTGTGGGTCAACCACGTTGGCGTGCAGAATCAGGTCATTCGCGAAACATCACTGAGCGGCACGACGTTTACGCCATCGTCGGACTTGGAAGATGGTGTTTATCGAGTTTGGGTGAAGGCAAAAAACAGTGCGGAAGAAAGTAATTGGAGTCTTGGTGTAACCTTTGAAGTGTCGACCGCCGTAGTTCCGCAATTCACAGGGCCGAACCAACCGGCAACGACCGCGCGACCGACACTGACATGGGCTGGTGGCGATGACGATACGTACGAATTGTGGGTCAACCAGATTGGTGGAACGGTTCGCGTCATTCACGATGAAGGAGTTACCGGCAATTCTTACTTCCCAACGACGGATCTGGCTAACGGCAATTACCGAGCGTGGGTGCGGCATCGTCCGGCCGCCAGTGACGGTGGGCCCTGGAGTGCCGCGTTCGAATTCACTGTGGCGACCGCTCCGTCCACAATTCAGATCACGGATGTCACCGGAACAGATTCGTTGCGCCCCACGCTTTCATGGCCCGCGGCCAACCTTGGTGTGCGGTACGAGCTATGGGTGAACGACATCGACAACGGTGTGGCACGAGTGATTTGGCTGACGGATCTGACGGAATTGGAGTTCACCGCAACTGAAGATCTGACGACCGGAAGTTACCGCGCGTGGATCCGAGCCTTCAGTGCTGGCAACATCGCGGGCGAATGGAGTGCCGCGTATGAATTCACACTTGCCTGA